A genomic region of Lachnoclostridium edouardi contains the following coding sequences:
- a CDS encoding glutamine amidotransferase-related protein gives MVDPTDVTPVIELVRQLRGKYPIFGICLGHQMISLAYGAKTYKLKFGHRGGNHPVKNLETGKIEITSQNHSYAVDEDSLRNTDLEVTHINLLDHTVEGVACPRDEVFSVQ, from the coding sequence ATGGTCGACCCTACGGATGTAACGCCGGTTATTGAACTGGTAAGGCAGCTACGTGGAAAATATCCCATATTTGGAATCTGTCTGGGGCATCAGATGATTTCCCTTGCATATGGTGCCAAAACATATAAATTAAAGTTCGGTCACAGAGGAGGAAATCATCCGGTCAAGAATCTGGAAACAGGAAAAATAGAGATTACATCTCAGAATCATTCCTATGCCGTGGATGAGGATAGTTTAAGAAATACAGACCTTGAAGTGACCCATATTAACCTGTTGGATCATACAGTAGAGGGAGTTGCCTGCCCAAGGGACGAGGTGTTCAGCGTACAGTAA